ATAGGAGCAATCGTCTGAATGAAACAACCAGAACATCTACACGACGTACAACGCCTCACAGGCTGCTTAGCGGCCCTTAGTAGGTTCATCTCACGACTCGGTGAAAAGGCTCTGCCGCCTTACCGGttgatgaagaagtctgacaGGTTCGAGTGGACTCCCAAAGCACAGGCTATGTTCCAGGAACTTAAAGCCTTGCTTTCCACCCAGCCCGTGCTAGTTGCTCCGAGCAGCAAGGAGCCCTTGCTCTTATACATCGCGACCACAAGCCAAGTTGTTAGCATGGTCCTCACTGTGGAACGGGCAGAACAAGGCAAAGCCTTCAACCTCCAACGACCAGTCTACTACATCTCTGAAGTCCTCACGCCTTCCAAGCAAAGGtatccgcattatcagaagctaGTATACAGAATATATCTAACTACAAAGAGGTGGCGCATTATTTTCAAGAACACTCGGTCACAGTGATAAGTGACGCCCCTCTATCTGAGATCATGAGCAATAGAGAAGCCACTGGCCGAGtgtccaagtgggccattgagctcctcccgCTGGACATCAGGTTTGAAGCCAAGAAGGCCATCAAGTCATAGGCCCTGGTAGATTTCCTGGCCGAATGGATTGAGAAATAGCAGCCTGTCCCAAGTGTTCCCGAACACTGGACGATGTTCTTCGACGGCTCCAAGATGCTCCATGGCTCATGGGCCAGAGTGGTATTGGTGTCTCCTAAAGGCGATCGTCTCAgctatgtactccctctgttcctttaTGTATGGTGTATTATTTTTGGCACGGTGACCAAGGCGCATAATTATACAGGTGTTAGGACAAAATTGCCCTTGGAAAATTTGTTGGTTAGTGGCAAGTAAATCAGTGAGTATAGGAAAGTAAGAGATACATGCAATCGAGAGAGAGAGATAGTTTCCTTATTTTAATACAAGGAGAGACACAGTCAATCAAGTGAGAGATACTTTCCTCTTTCTGCAGGGATAAAAGGGGAATTATGAGTATTTAGAAGAAATGTACCTTACATTGTGGAATTTTATcaaaaaacaaatacaccttatataaaggaacagagggagtatttcaGATCCACTTTGACTCCTCCAACAAGAAAGCTGAGTATGAAGCTCCCTTGTATGGACTATGAATGGCAATTTCTCTAGGAATTCGCCGATTGATGGTCTATGGCGATTCGGGCCTAGTGGTGAATCAAGTCATGAAAGAATGGGATATCTGCAACCCTGCGATGACCGACTATTGTAACACCGTCAAGAAACTGGAAAAACACTTTGAAGGGTTGGAGCTCCATCATGTGCCGCGACTCAAAAAACAAGCGGTTGACGACCTAGCCAAGATGGGCTCCACTTGGAAGGTAGTACCCAAGAATGTGTTCCTGGAACACTTACACTCTCCCACGATCAAGGAAGATCCTTTTGTGGAAGAGCCCCCGCAACCAGTTGGACCTTCCAATCCGACTGAAGTAGACATTCCCACAGTAATTGATTTGGTCCAAGAGATACTGATCATCACTCCTGAGTGGACCGAGCCATACCTGGCATACTTGCTCCGGAAGGAGCTCCCAAAGGATGAAGATGAAGCCTGCCAGATCACCCACCAATCCAAGGCCTTCACCGTCATGGGAGATCAACTATACAAGAAAATTACGACTAGAGTCACTCAGCGGTGCATATCCCCGGAGGAAGGGCAACAAATATTGCAAGAGATTCACTCAGGAACATGTGGGCATCATGCGTCCTCTGGGAGCTTGGTCGCCAAACCATTCAGAGCCGGATTCTATTGGCCCCGAGCCAATGAGGCCGCCCGAGACATAGTGGATCAATGCATCGGGTGCCAGTTCTATGCAAACTAGTCACACAAGCCAGCGTCCGCCCTGAAGAGTACCCCCCTCACTTGGTCGTTCGTCGTTTGCGGACTCGACATGGTCGGCCCTCTTCGGACTGGGGCGAGTAGCTTCACGCACCTGTTGGTAGCactggacaagttcaccaagtggatcaaAGCCAAACCCATAAAGAAGCTGGACTCAGCCACCGCGAT
The Aegilops tauschii subsp. strangulata cultivar AL8/78 chromosome 3, Aet v6.0, whole genome shotgun sequence genome window above contains:
- the LOC109740934 gene encoding uncharacterized protein, with the protein product MTDYCNTVKKLEKHFEGLELHHVPRLKKQAVDDLAKMGSTWKVVPKNVFLEHLHSPTIKEDPFVEEPPQPVGPSNPTEVDIPTVIDLVQEILIITPEWTEPYLAYLLRKELPKDEDEACQITHQSKAFTVMGDQLYKKITTRVTQRCISPEEGQQILQEIHSGTCGHHASSGSLVAKPFRAGFYWPRANEAARDIVDQCIGCQFYAN